Below is a genomic region from Methanobacterium sp..
GAAATTCCAAAAGACAAAAAAATCGTTGCATACTGCGATTCAGGATTTAAGACAGGTATTGCAATAAGCATACTTCAAAAAAATGGCTATAAAAATGTTGCAAATGTCATCGGCAGCATGAATGCCTGGCTAAGTGCAGGATATCCCACAGTTAAAGACTGAAGTTAGAAAATGTTCAGTTAGCCGTCGAAACTATGTTTTCGGGCATCAAAAACAAAGTTTTTGAAAGCATCGAGATTTTAGAAAAAGCTCCAAACTTAACTAACCCTGATGAAGATATAATTGGTTTTAACGACGAATCAAGATTTTTCGTGAATCTGTGAATGTTATTGGATTTCATTCTATAAATTTTTGCTTACATTTGATGGAAGTCAGGTCAAAAAAGTTAAGAGGATTACTATAATTATACAGTTACATGCTAAACATTAAACATTAAACTAAAGACCTAAACATTTATCTATAGGTTTATACTAATAATTCACAAGTTCTATTGAATGTAACTATAAAGTCCACATTTGTTTCATTATACAAAGATTTTATAAAAACAAAGACTATTGATTAATAGGAATAAAGGGGCGCAGTATGACTAATGATCTAACTTTTATAACAAATGAACCTGGAAAGAAGCTTGTAGATAGATTCAATACTCTTATTAAAGATACTCAATTTTTTGATTGTTTAGTTGGCTATTTTTACACAAGCGGATTTCATTCTCTTTATAAATCTTTGGAAAAAACAGAAAAGATTAGAATACTGATTGGAATTAGCACTAATAAAGAAACATTTGGTTGGATTCAAAGATCAAAAGCTGAACAAAGCTTTAATTTTTTATCAAGCAAAGAAACCAAAGAAGAGTTTTCCAGTAAAATAATAAATGAAATGGAAACATCCGAAGATTCGTTCAATGTTGAAACAGGTATCAGAAAATTCATAGAATGGCTTAAATCTGGAAAATTAGAGATAAAGGCATTTCCTTCAGAGCGAATACATGCAAAACTTTACATCATGACTTTTGATGAAGATGATAGGGATAAAGGACGAGTAATAACAGGATCAAGCAATTTTACCAAAGCAGGTTTAAATGATAACATTGAATTCAACGTTGAATTGAAAAATAGAAATGATTACGAATTTTCTTTAGAAAAGTTCAATGAATTATGGGAAAAATCTGTAGAAGTATCTGAAGAATATGTGGAGACAATAAAGCAAAAAACATGGTTAAATGACTCAATTACTCCTTATGAGCTTTATCTCAAATTCCTTTACGAATACCTCAAAGAAAAAATCAATATTGACCAGGAAGAACTTAAAAGAGCGCTTTTACCTGAAAACTTTTTAGATTTGGAATATCAAAAGGATGCTGTTAGGGACGCTAAAATGAAACTTGAAGAGTATGGCGGCGTTTTTTTAGCAGATGTTGTGGGTTTAGGTAAGACATACATTTCTGCAATGCTTGCTCAACAATTAGATGGCCGTACTTTGGTAATAGCTCCTCCAATTTTACTTGATAGAGATAATCCTGGGTCATGGCCAAACGTTTTTGTTGATTTTGGAGTAAGAGGCGTAGAATTTGAATCAAAAGGTAAATTAGATAAAATAATTGATAGGGGAGTAGATAAATACAGCAATATATTTATTGATGAATCACACGATTTTAGAAACGAAGAAACCCAGGGATTTGCTAAATTATCGCAAATCTGCCAGGGAAAGAGAGTAGTACTGGTATCTGCAACTCCACTTAATAACACTCCAAGGGATGTCTTAAATCAAATAAAATTATTCCAGAAACCGCGTAAATCCACACTTCCTAATCCAGAAGTAAGGGACCTGGAGAAATACTTCACTAAACTTCAAAATAGATTAAATGGTTTGGATAGGAGAAGGGATAAGGAAGAATACCTGAGGGTAGTACAGGAAAATGCTGATGAGATCAGGGAAAATGTACTGCAATATTTAATGGTTAGAAGAACCAGAACAAGCATAATGAAGTATTATGGTAAGGATTTAGAAAAACAGGGGCTAAAATTCCCTGATGTGGAAGATCCAGAACCTATTTATTATCATTTCGATGAAAAATTAGATAATATTTTTAACAGGACATTGGCGTTAATTATTAGGGAATTCAGTTACTCCAGATATACTCCGTTATTGTACCTTAAAAGAGATTTAACTCCTCTTGAAAAAGTTTCTCAAAGAAACATGGGAAGGTTCATGAAAATTCTTCTTTCAAAAAGATTAGAAAGTAGTTTTCATGCTTTTAAAAATAGTATTGATAGATTTATCCTTTCATACACTCGCTTCATTGGTGAATACAAAAAAGGGAACGTATATGTAAGTAAAAAGGATATAAATAAGATATTTGAATTACTGGAAAACGACGACGATGCTGCCATACAACATTTGATAACAGAGGGCAGGGCAGAAAGATATGATTCATCTGATTTTGAATCGGAGTTTTTAAAAGATTTAATGAGAGATTTAGAAGTTTTAGAGGAAATTCAAGCTATGTGGGATGATATTACAGATGATCCTAAACTTGATGAATTCATAAGAGTTTTAAAAGAGGATAAAAATCTTGGAGACAATAAAATACTTGTTTTTACTGAATCAAAGGAAACTGCATTTTATTTAGAAGAAAAACTGAATAAAGCCTTCGGAAAAGTGACATTAGCATATTCAGGTGATTCACCTGAATCAATGCGCCGAAAAGTTATAAAGAATTTTGATGCTAAAGAAAGAAATCCAGAGGACGATTATCAAATACTGGTTTCTACTGATGTTTTATCTCAGGGTGTTAACCTGCACCGTTCTAATGTTGTTATAAATTATGACATTCCCTGGAATCCGACAAGGATGATGCAGAGAGTGGGACGTATCCAGAGGGTTGATACCAAGTTTGATAAAGTTTTTATATATAATTTCTTCCCTGCAGGCCCAATAAACGAGCTTATAGGTTTAGAAGAAGCTGCCACGTCTAAAATAGCTGCTTTTATTGAAATGCTTGGAAATGATTCAAAATTACTTACTGATGAAGAAATAAAATCTCATGATTTATTCAATAGATTAACTTCAAAAGAAACAATAACTGGAGAAGATGAAGAGGAAGTGGACCACGAACTCAAATATTTGACATTTTTAAGAGATATAAGGGATAATGAACCGAATTTATTTAATAAGATTAAGAAACTTCCTAAAAAAGCCAGAACTGCAAGAAAACATTTAGAAAATTATAATTCATTATTAACGTTCTTTAAAAGCGGGAAATTAAGGAAAATATTTATAACTAAGGGAGAAAATGCTGAAGAGCTTGATTTCATTGAAGCTGCAGAAATTCTTGAAGTTGATAAGGAGACTAAAGCTGAAAAAATAGATGCAGAATTTTATAATCATTTAGATATTAATAAGAAAGAATTTGAAGCGGTTTTTGATGTTGAAGAGGAAAAAATTAAAACAGGCAGTAGAAGCCATTCAACGAAACTTATTAAGATAATTAATGCAACATTGCGGATGCAAAAGCAATTTAGTGAAGATGATGAGGAATATTTACGAGATGTAATTGGATTATTGGATGATGGAGTTCTACCAAAGGGACTTAGTAAAAAATTAGTCAAAGAATTAAATGATTTGGAAGATTTAGAACCGCTTAAAATTTTAGGGAAAATTAGAGCAGGGATACCTTCAGAATATTTAAAAGGAGATAGTAATGCTCCACCAGAGCCTTCTGGGCATAGGGAAGTTATTTTATCTGAAT
It encodes:
- a CDS encoding helicase-related protein, which encodes MTNDLTFITNEPGKKLVDRFNTLIKDTQFFDCLVGYFYTSGFHSLYKSLEKTEKIRILIGISTNKETFGWIQRSKAEQSFNFLSSKETKEEFSSKIINEMETSEDSFNVETGIRKFIEWLKSGKLEIKAFPSERIHAKLYIMTFDEDDRDKGRVITGSSNFTKAGLNDNIEFNVELKNRNDYEFSLEKFNELWEKSVEVSEEYVETIKQKTWLNDSITPYELYLKFLYEYLKEKINIDQEELKRALLPENFLDLEYQKDAVRDAKMKLEEYGGVFLADVVGLGKTYISAMLAQQLDGRTLVIAPPILLDRDNPGSWPNVFVDFGVRGVEFESKGKLDKIIDRGVDKYSNIFIDESHDFRNEETQGFAKLSQICQGKRVVLVSATPLNNTPRDVLNQIKLFQKPRKSTLPNPEVRDLEKYFTKLQNRLNGLDRRRDKEEYLRVVQENADEIRENVLQYLMVRRTRTSIMKYYGKDLEKQGLKFPDVEDPEPIYYHFDEKLDNIFNRTLALIIREFSYSRYTPLLYLKRDLTPLEKVSQRNMGRFMKILLSKRLESSFHAFKNSIDRFILSYTRFIGEYKKGNVYVSKKDINKIFELLENDDDAAIQHLITEGRAERYDSSDFESEFLKDLMRDLEVLEEIQAMWDDITDDPKLDEFIRVLKEDKNLGDNKILVFTESKETAFYLEEKLNKAFGKVTLAYSGDSPESMRRKVIKNFDAKERNPEDDYQILVSTDVLSQGVNLHRSNVVINYDIPWNPTRMMQRVGRIQRVDTKFDKVFIYNFFPAGPINELIGLEEAATSKIAAFIEMLGNDSKLLTDEEIKSHDLFNRLTSKETITGEDEEEVDHELKYLTFLRDIRDNEPNLFNKIKKLPKKARTARKHLENYNSLLTFFKSGKLRKIFITKGENAEELDFIEAAEILEVDKETKAEKIDAEFYNHLDINKKEFEAVFDVEEEKIKTGSRSHSTKLIKIINATLRMQKQFSEDDEEYLRDVIGLLDDGVLPKGLSKKLVKELNDLEDLEPLKILGKIRAGIPSEYLKGDSNAPPEPSGHREVILSEYLIGE